The following coding sequences are from one Kosakonia sp. H02 window:
- the uxaC gene encoding glucuronate isomerase has protein sequence MTPFMTEDFLLDTEFARRLYHDYAKDQPIFDYHCHLPPQQIAENYRFKNLYDIWLKGDHYKWRAMRTNGVPERLCTGDASDREKYDAWAATVPHTIGNPLYHWTHLELRRPFGITGKLFSPSTADEIWHIGNELLAQDTFSARGIMQQMNVKMVGTTDDPIDSLEHHAAIAKIPSFGAKVLPSWRPDKAFNIEQATFNDYMAKLGEVSDTDIRRFTDLQTALTKRLDHFEAHGCKVSDHALDVVLFAEASEAELDSILARRLAGETLSEKDVAQFKTAVLVWLGAEYARRGWVQQYHIGALRNNNQRQFKLLGADVGFDSINDRPLAEELSRLLSKQNEENLLPKTILYCLNPRDNEVLGTMIGNFQGEGMPGKMQFGSGWWFNDQKDGMERQMTQLAQLGLLSRFVGMLTDSRSFLSYTRHEYFRRILCQMIGRWVEAGEAPADIQLLGEMVKNICFNNARDYFAIELN, from the coding sequence ATGACCCCGTTTATGACTGAAGATTTTCTGTTAGATACCGAATTTGCTCGCCGCCTGTACCACGACTACGCAAAAGACCAGCCAATTTTTGACTATCACTGCCACTTGCCGCCGCAGCAGATAGCCGAGAACTACCGTTTTAAAAACTTGTATGACATCTGGTTAAAAGGTGATCACTACAAATGGCGCGCGATGCGTACCAACGGCGTGCCGGAGCGCCTGTGTACCGGCGATGCTTCCGACCGTGAGAAGTATGACGCCTGGGCTGCGACCGTACCGCACACTATTGGCAACCCGTTATACCACTGGACGCATCTTGAACTGCGTCGCCCGTTTGGTATTACAGGTAAGCTGTTTTCACCGTCGACTGCTGACGAAATCTGGCACATCGGTAACGAACTGCTGGCGCAGGACACATTCTCCGCTCGCGGCATCATGCAACAGATGAACGTGAAAATGGTCGGTACGACCGACGATCCGATTGATTCGCTGGAACACCACGCGGCGATTGCCAAAATCCCTTCCTTTGGCGCTAAAGTGCTGCCGAGCTGGCGTCCGGATAAAGCGTTCAATATTGAACAGGCAACCTTTAACGATTACATGGCGAAACTCGGTGAAGTCTCTGATACCGACATTCGTCGCTTTACGGATCTGCAAACCGCACTGACCAAACGTCTGGATCACTTCGAAGCCCACGGCTGTAAAGTGTCCGACCATGCGCTGGACGTAGTGCTGTTCGCTGAAGCCAGCGAAGCCGAACTGGATAGCATCCTCGCTCGCCGCCTGGCCGGTGAAACCCTGAGTGAAAAAGACGTCGCGCAGTTCAAAACGGCGGTGCTGGTCTGGCTGGGTGCGGAATACGCCCGTCGCGGTTGGGTACAGCAGTACCACATCGGCGCGCTGCGTAATAACAACCAGCGCCAGTTCAAACTGCTGGGGGCGGATGTGGGTTTCGACTCCATTAATGACCGCCCGCTGGCTGAAGAACTTTCCAGGCTGCTGAGCAAGCAGAATGAAGAGAACCTGCTGCCGAAAACCATTCTGTACTGCCTGAACCCGCGCGATAACGAAGTGCTGGGCACCATGATCGGTAACTTCCAGGGTGAAGGTATGCCGGGCAAAATGCAGTTCGGCTCCGGCTGGTGGTTCAACGACCAGAAAGATGGCATGGAACGTCAGATGACCCAGCTCGCACAGCTTGGTCTGCTGAGCCGCTTCGTCGGTATGCTGACCGACAGCCGCAGCTTCCTGTCTTACACCCGTCATGAATACTTCCGCCGCATCCTGTGCCAGATGATTGGTCGCTGGGTCGAAGCGGGCGAAGCGCCGGCAGATATTCAACTGCTGGGCGAAATGGTGAAAAACATCTGCTTTAACAATGCACGTGATTACTTCGCGATTGAACTGAACTAA